The following coding sequences are from one Panicum hallii strain FIL2 chromosome 5, PHallii_v3.1, whole genome shotgun sequence window:
- the LOC112893820 gene encoding beta-galactosidase 3, whose protein sequence is MAAAAAPFTALPCLLLLLLLPSIDAASNVTYDHRSLIIDGRRRLVISTSIHYPRSVPEMWPKLVAEAKDGGADCIETYVFWNGHEIAPGQYYFEDRFDLVRFVKVVRDAGLLLILRIGPFVAAEWNFGGVPVWLHYVPGTVFRTNNEPFKSHMQSFTKYIVNMMKKEQLFASQGGNIILAQIENEYGGYLEEHYGPAGKAYAMWAASMALAQNTGVPWIMCQQPDAPNPVINTCNSFYCDTFQPNSPTKPKFWTENWPGWFQTFGESNPHRPPEDVAFAVARFFEKGGSVQNYYVYHGGTNFGRTTGGPFITTSYDYDAPIDEYGLRRFPKWAHLKELHKSIKLCEHTLLYGNTSFLSLGPKQEADIYTDQSGGCVAFLANIDSDKDKVVTFRNRQYDLPAWSVSILPDCKNVVFNTAKVQSQTSMVVMVPESLQALKPDQWSIFRETTGIWGKNDFIRNGFVDHINTTKDTTDYLWYTTRFSVDGSYSSKGSQAVLNIYSKGHGVHAFLNNELIGSAYGNGSKSSFTVGLPINLRTGKNDLALLSMTVGLQNAGPSYEWIGAGFTNVNISGLKNGAVDLSSNNWAYKIGLEGEYYSLFKPDQRSNKRWIPQSEPPKNQPLTWYKVNVDVPQGDDPVGIDMQSMGKGLAWLNGNAIGRYWPRTSSTDDRCTPSCNYRGTFDPDKCRTGCGQPTQRWYHVPRSWFHPSGNTLVVFEEKGGDPTKITLSRRVVSSVCSFVSEHYPSVDVDSWDKSTTNDATTAAKVQLSCPKGKNISSVKFASLGNPSGTCRSYQKGSCHHPNSLSVVEKACLNTNSCRVSLSDGGFGEDLCPGVTKTLAVEADCS, encoded by the exons atggccgccgccgcggccccatTCACCGCCCTTCCGTGCCTCctactgttgctgctgctgccgtcGATCGACGCCGCCTCCAATGTGACGTACGACCACCGCTCCCTCATCAtcgacggccgccgccgcctcgtcaTCTCCACCTCCATCCACTACCCCCGCAGCGTCCCCGAG ATGTGGCCCAAGCTGGTGGCCGAGGCCAAGGACGGCGGCGCCGACTGCATCGAGACCTACGTCTTCTGGAATGGCCATGAGATCGCCCCGGGCCAG TACTACTTCGAGGATAGGTTCGACCTGGTGCGGTTCGTGAAGGTCGTCAGGGACGCCGGCCTGCTTCTGATCCTGCGCATTGGGCCGTTCGTCGCCGCCGAGTGGAATTTTGG AGGCGTGCCGGTGTGGTTGCATTACGTTCCAGGAACGGTTTTCCGTACGAACAATGAGCCATTCAAG AGCCATATGCAGAGCTTCACGAAGTACATCGTGAATATGATGAAGAAAGAGCAGCTCTTTGCTTCGCAGGGAGGGAACATTATCCTAGCTCAG ATTGAAAATGAATATGGGGGGTACCTTGAGGAGCATTATGGACCTGCCGGTAAGGCATATGCAATGTGGGCAGCTAGTATGGCTCTTGCTCAGAACACCGGTGTCCCTTGGATAATGTGCCAGCAGCCTGATGCTCCCAATCCTGTG ATAAACACCTGCAATTCGTTCTACTGTGATACATTCCAGCCAAATTCGCCTACCAAGCCAAAATTTTGGACTGAGAACTGGCCAGGATG GTTCCAGACTTTTGGTGAAAGTAATCCCCACAGACCACCTGAAGATGTTGCCTTTGCCGTTGCACGTTTTTTTGAGAAAGGTGGCAGTGTTCAGAATTACTATGTG TACCATGGTGGAACGAATTTTGGTCGCACTACTGGGGGTCCATTCATTACAACTAGCTACGACTATGATGCACCAATTGATGAATATG GTCTTAGGAGATTTCCAAAGTGGGCGCATCTGAAGGAGCTTCACAAATCTATAAAATTGTGTGAGCATACCTTGCTTTATGGAAACACGTCTTTTCTTTCCCTGGGGCCTAAACAAGAG GctgatatttacactgatcagtCTGGAGGCTGTGTTGCATTCCTGGCAAACATTGATTCAGACAAGGACAAAGTCGTCACTTTCCGTAACaggcaatatgatcttcctgcTTGGTCAGTTAGTATCCTTCCTGACTGCAAGAATGTGGTGTTCAACACTGCTAAG GTGCAATCTCAAACTTCGATGGTGGTGATGGTTCCAGAAAGTTTGCAAGCATTAAAACCTGATCAGTGGAGCATTTTCAGAGAGACAACTGGGATTTGGGGTAAAAATGACTTCATCCGAAATGGATTTGTGGACCATATTAATACAACAAAGGACACCACTGACTACCTGTGGTATACAACAAG ATTTAGTGTGGATGGAAGTTACTCCTCGAAAGGGAGCCAAGCTGTTCTTAATATTTACTCCAAAGGCCATGGGGTCCATGCTTTCCTGAATAATGAGCTTATAG GTAGTGCATATGGCAATGGCTCAAAATCAAGTTTCACTGTGGGATTGCCCATCAACTTGAGGACTGGAAAGAATGATCTTGCCCTTCTGAGTATGACCGTTGGCTTACAA AATGCAGGACCCTCTTATGAGTGGATAGGAGCAGGCTTTACAAATGTGAACATCTCTGGTTTGAAAAATGGAGCTGTAGACTTGTCTTCAAATAATTGGGCGTACAAG ATTGGATTGGAAGGGGAATATTATAGTTTGTTCAAGCCCGATCAGAGAAGTAACAAACGGTGGATACCACAATCTGAGCCACCGAAAAATCAACCTTTGACATGGTACAAG GTAAATGTTGATGTTCCACAAGGAGATGACCCAGTTGGGATAGACATGCAGTCTATGGGGAAAGGCCTCGCTTGGTTGAATGGAAATGCCATTGGGAGGTATTGGCCCAGGACTAGTTCCACTGATGATAGGTGCACTCCCAGTTGTAACTACAGGGGAACATTTGATCCAGACAAATGTAGAACAGGTTGTGGACAGCCAACTCAGAGATG GTATCATGTCCCAAGGTCATGGTTTCATCCGTCAGGGAACACCCTTGTGGTTTTCGAGGAGAAGGGTGGGGATCCCACGAAGATCACATTATCCAGAAGAGTCGTGTCAAGCGTGTGCTCCTTTGTGTCAGAGCACTATCCCTCCGTAGACGTGGACTCCTGGGATAAAAGCACCACAAATGACGCCACAACAGCAGCCAAAGTGCAGCTGTCTTGCCCCAAGGGCAAAAATATATCTTCAGTAAAGTTTGCAAGCTTGGGAAACCCCAGTGGAACATGCAGATCGTACCAAAAGGGAAGCTGCCACCACCCGAACTCCTTATCTGTTGTTGAGAAG GCCTGTCTGAACACCAATAGCTGCAGAGTCTCCCTGTCAGATGGGGGCTTTGGGGAAGATTTATGCCCTGGAGTCACCAAAACACTTGCTGTCGAAGCAGACTGTTCTTAG